One segment of Anopheles stephensi strain Indian chromosome 3, UCI_ANSTEP_V1.0, whole genome shotgun sequence DNA contains the following:
- the LOC118511200 gene encoding mpv17-like protein, protein MSAFAQWIKRYPVVRGMITYSLLWPTGCLIQQKLSGKKLNEIDWHKCWRFFFYGGFIVAPSLYCWIRVASIMWPQQNLKSAIAKALTEQISYTPMAMTAFYFSMSLLESKTVEESLNEVRVKLFPTYKVALCIWPFIQTFNFSVVPEKNRVPFVSMCSLLWTIFLAYMKQKEQKELEAGIFVK, encoded by the exons ATGTCGGCATTTGCGCAATGGATTAAACGCTATCCCGTCGTTCGCGGCATGATCACGTACAGTTTACTATGGCCAACGGGATGTTTGATTCAGCAAAAATTGTCCGGCAAAAAATTAA ATGAAATCGACTGGCACAAGTGTTGGCGGTTCTTCTTTTACGGTGGGTTCATCGTTGCTCCGTCGCTGTACTGTTGGATACGGGTGGCTTCCATCATGTGGCCGCAACAGAATCTAAAATCGGCCATTGCCAAG GCTTTGACGGAGCAAATCAGCTACACGCCCATGGCAATGACGGCATTCTACTTCAGTATGAGCCTGCTGGAGTCCAAAACGGTCGAGGAGTCACTCAACGAAGTACGGGTTAAACTGTTTCCAACGTACAAG GTTGCACTATGCATCTGGCCATTTATACAAACATTCAACTTCTCCGTAGTTCCTGAGAAGAATCGCGTCCCCTTCGTTAGTATGTGCAGTCTACTTTGGACCATATTTTTAGCTTacatgaaacaaaaagaacaGAAAGAGCTTGAGGCTGGAATATTTGTAAAGTAA